The following proteins are encoded in a genomic region of Prochlorococcus marinus XMU1408:
- a CDS encoding DegT/DnrJ/EryC1/StrS family aminotransferase, producing the protein MTAVPFFDYSRHYLDDRDNYLKIIDEVSSKGAFIMQNELSQFEENLSSFTKAKYSIGVANATDGLEMCWMAIGLNPTDEVIISSHTMLATASAIKLAGGKPIPVDIGYDNLIDPLKVEEAINENTVGIMPTQLNGRTCDMDKIMSIANKYNLYVVEDAAQALGSSFNGKFAGTFGHASSISFYPAKVLGCLGDGGAILTNSENLFQTIYQLHDHGRDLNGIVRRWGRNSRLDNLNAAILDFKLKSYKDVIKRRRQIASIYQERLSTLEYINLPPAPGSEDKHFDIFQNYEITARNRNQLKKYLHDLDIGTLIQWGGQGIHQFKELGFDLNLPNTELFFKKCLMLPINLFISDNDVNYVCDSIIKFYK; encoded by the coding sequence ATGACAGCAGTCCCTTTTTTTGACTATTCTCGTCACTATCTAGATGATAGAGATAACTATCTAAAGATTATCGACGAAGTTTCATCTAAAGGTGCATTTATAATGCAAAATGAATTGAGTCAATTTGAAGAAAATTTATCATCTTTTACCAAAGCTAAATATTCAATAGGTGTTGCTAATGCTACAGATGGTCTTGAGATGTGTTGGATGGCAATTGGATTAAATCCCACAGATGAGGTGATTATTTCTTCTCATACTATGCTAGCTACTGCTTCAGCAATTAAACTTGCAGGTGGTAAACCAATACCTGTTGATATTGGTTATGATAATTTAATTGATCCATTAAAAGTTGAAGAGGCAATAAATGAAAATACCGTTGGTATTATGCCAACGCAATTAAATGGTCGAACATGCGATATGGATAAAATAATGTCAATAGCTAATAAATATAATTTGTACGTTGTAGAGGACGCAGCACAGGCATTAGGTTCATCTTTTAATGGAAAGTTTGCAGGAACATTTGGTCATGCTTCTTCAATTAGTTTTTATCCTGCTAAAGTTTTAGGATGCCTCGGAGACGGTGGAGCGATTCTTACTAACTCTGAGAATTTATTTCAAACGATTTATCAATTACATGATCACGGAAGAGATTTAAATGGAATTGTTAGAAGATGGGGAAGAAATAGTCGTCTTGATAATTTAAATGCAGCAATATTAGATTTTAAATTAAAATCTTACAAAGATGTTATTAAAAGAAGAAGACAAATAGCCAGTATTTATCAAGAAAGATTATCTACACTCGAATACATAAATCTCCCACCTGCTCCTGGTTCTGAGGATAAGCATTTTGATATATTTCAAAACTATGAAATTACAGCAAGAAATAGAAATCAATTGAAGAAATATTTACATGATTTAGATATTGGAACATTAATTCAGTGGGGTGGTCAAGGGATACATCAATTTAAAGAATTAGGATTTGATTTGAATCTTCCTAATACTGAGTTATTCTTTAAGAAATGCCTTATGTTACCTATAAATTTATTTATCAGTGATAACGATGTAAATTATGTTTGTGATAGTATTATTAAGTTTTATAAGTAA
- a CDS encoding sugar transferase encodes MKRLIDIILSLTGLFLLHPFIFICLFCVWIHDFKSPLYISKRIGIGGRVFNMIKIRTMIINAEHTKVDSTVINDSRITPIGFFIRKYKIDEIMQLINILKGDMSLVGPRPNVKRETDLYTSMEKKLLSIKPGLTDFASIVFSDEGNIISNTYDPNIAYNQLVRPGKSILGLFYVDKKNIFVDILLILITLISFLSRRLSLDLVVLLLKRLGSSKDLQVIASRKTKLVPSPPPGSDEIVTNRSI; translated from the coding sequence ATGAAGAGACTAATTGATATTATTTTATCTCTTACAGGATTGTTTTTATTACATCCGTTTATATTTATATGTTTATTTTGTGTTTGGATTCATGATTTTAAATCACCTTTATACATTTCAAAAAGAATAGGAATTGGAGGGCGTGTCTTTAATATGATCAAAATTAGAACAATGATTATTAATGCAGAGCATACAAAAGTTGATTCTACCGTAATTAATGATAGTAGAATAACACCAATTGGTTTTTTCATAAGGAAATATAAGATAGATGAGATTATGCAATTAATTAATATTCTCAAAGGTGATATGTCTTTAGTTGGACCTAGACCAAATGTTAAAAGAGAGACAGATTTATATACAAGTATGGAAAAAAAATTATTAAGTATTAAACCTGGACTAACAGATTTTGCTTCAATTGTTTTTTCTGATGAGGGAAATATTATTTCAAATACTTATGACCCTAATATTGCCTATAATCAGCTTGTTAGGCCAGGTAAAAGTATATTGGGCTTGTTCTATGTCGATAAAAAAAACATTTTCGTTGATATACTTTTAATTCTAATTACTCTAATAAGTTTTTTATCTAGAAGACTTAGTTTGGATTTAGTGGTTTTGTTACTTAAAAGACTTGGATCCAGTAAAGATTTGCAAGTTATTGCGAGTCGAAAGACAAAACTTGTTCCTTCTCCTCCTCCTGGCTCAGATGAAATAGTTACAAATAGGAGTATTTAA
- a CDS encoding polysaccharide biosynthesis protein → MFIKDILLSSSLRVNTKYTTIAIYGAGGAGAQLVNSLILDSKYKIYALYDDNPSLWNTEIFGIRISPPSNLLYDKDFIGKLFIAMPSVDEYSYSKVIRKVEQYKIPIMQVPSINEITKGIANIDSLRPIPIEKLLGRKVVPPFTNLLENAISNLNICVTGAGGSIGTELCMQILRLNPKKLLLIDFSEVSLYNLINKINEDLSSRNINIEVIPLLGSTTNYMFLKNNFMKHKIDVVYHSAAYKHVPLLEYNVLNAIKNNIFSSLNVCKASLCANVKKVTLISSDKAVRPTNIMGSTKRISELIFQAYDSQLNNNSINQKKNTIFSIVRFGNVLESSGSVVPLFKEQISKGGPITLTHKDIIRYFMTIPEAAQLVIQASQISKGGEVFILDMGEPVKIMDLAIKMIRLSGLELKNADNLQGDIEIVITGLRPGEKLYEELLIGGDCYPTEHPLIYLANELSIPYEELMTKINDLKSAYNNMDRTNALNLMNELLPDWQRSKINS, encoded by the coding sequence ATGTTTATTAAAGATATACTTCTAAGCTCTTCACTTAGAGTTAATACTAAATATACAACAATAGCTATTTATGGTGCTGGTGGAGCTGGTGCTCAATTAGTCAATAGTTTGATTTTAGATTCAAAATATAAGATTTATGCTCTTTATGATGATAATCCTAGTTTATGGAATACTGAGATTTTTGGTATTAGGATTTCTCCCCCTTCAAATCTTTTATATGACAAAGATTTTATTGGAAAATTATTTATTGCTATGCCTTCCGTAGATGAATATAGTTATTCAAAAGTAATTAGGAAGGTCGAACAATATAAAATTCCAATTATGCAAGTTCCTTCTATTAATGAAATTACAAAAGGAATTGCAAATATTGATTCTTTAAGACCAATCCCTATAGAAAAACTATTAGGTAGAAAGGTTGTTCCACCTTTTACGAATTTGCTAGAAAATGCAATTTCTAATTTAAATATATGTGTTACTGGAGCTGGAGGTTCTATTGGTACTGAACTTTGCATGCAAATCCTAAGACTTAATCCTAAAAAATTATTGCTTATAGACTTTAGCGAAGTAAGTTTATATAATTTAATTAATAAAATTAATGAAGATTTATCTTCTAGAAATATAAATATTGAAGTTATACCTTTATTAGGTTCTACAACAAATTATATGTTTTTAAAGAACAATTTTATGAAGCATAAAATTGATGTTGTTTACCATTCAGCAGCTTATAAGCACGTTCCTTTACTTGAATATAATGTTTTAAATGCTATTAAAAATAACATTTTTTCATCGCTAAATGTATGCAAAGCCTCTTTATGTGCAAATGTTAAGAAAGTTACTCTTATTTCTAGTGATAAAGCCGTTAGGCCAACGAATATTATGGGGAGTACAAAAAGGATATCTGAACTTATTTTCCAGGCCTATGACAGTCAATTAAATAATAATTCTATAAATCAAAAGAAAAATACAATCTTTTCCATTGTTAGATTTGGAAATGTCTTAGAATCGTCTGGATCCGTTGTGCCTCTTTTTAAAGAGCAAATAAGTAAAGGAGGCCCGATAACATTAACTCATAAAGATATAATTCGTTATTTTATGACCATTCCTGAAGCTGCTCAACTCGTTATTCAAGCATCTCAGATATCTAAAGGTGGTGAAGTTTTTATACTAGATATGGGTGAACCAGTTAAAATCATGGACTTAGCAATAAAAATGATTCGACTAAGTGGATTAGAACTAAAAAATGCTGATAATTTACAAGGAGATATAGAGATTGTTATCACAGGTTTAAGGCCAGGGGAAAAACTGTATGAAGAATTATTGATAGGCGGTGATTGTTATCCTACTGAGCATCCATTGATTTATTTAGCAAATGAACTTTCAATTCCTTATGAAGAATTAATGACTAAAATTAATGATCTAAAATCTGCATATAATAATATGGATAGAACAAATGCATTAAATTTAATGAATGAATTATTACCTGATTGGCAAAGAAGTAAGATTAATTCGTAA
- a CDS encoding polysaccharide biosynthesis/export family protein → MTRIKYKSLKYIYIALFFLATTGSNIYNKLYSKELENNNLPSNVLSTDYFYQKQDSNYILGPGDNIKIEVSEDIIALTAVKNIDSDGNVKLSRLNTIYISGLTISELEKLLNIRYREYVKNPNVKIELVKPRPVKVYIDGEIVRPGYYTLNTKILNSEIIKNERAEVNINDLEDINQENFYNPNLYDALKAASGILATSDLSNIKVIRKNSISNGGGFITANINFMKLITSNQLDKNIRLYDGDIIKIKKSKTINTDLILKINKTNINSKFINVFVNGKVDEPGIVKLPRVSTLNDAIQMAGGRQISAGSVRFYRYENNGVITNLNIKYNLKNKPNSVHNPYMREGDMIYIGKNKLSTFSELTSEITRPFVGVYSFLNLFKDGF, encoded by the coding sequence ATGACCAGAATTAAATATAAAAGTCTTAAATATATATATATAGCTTTATTTTTCTTAGCTACAACAGGCTCAAATATATATAATAAGTTGTATTCAAAAGAACTTGAAAATAATAATCTTCCTTCTAATGTACTTTCAACAGATTATTTTTATCAAAAACAGGATAGTAATTATATATTAGGACCAGGTGATAATATTAAAATCGAGGTATCTGAAGATATAATTGCTTTAACAGCAGTAAAAAATATTGACTCAGATGGTAATGTTAAACTTTCTAGATTAAATACAATCTATATTTCTGGATTAACAATTTCCGAACTTGAAAAACTTTTAAATATAAGATATAGAGAATATGTCAAAAATCCGAATGTTAAGATAGAATTAGTTAAACCACGACCTGTAAAAGTTTATATCGATGGAGAAATTGTAAGGCCAGGATACTATACCTTAAATACTAAAATACTAAATTCAGAAATAATAAAAAACGAAAGAGCCGAAGTAAATATAAATGATTTAGAAGATATAAATCAAGAAAATTTTTATAATCCAAATCTTTATGACGCATTAAAAGCAGCAAGTGGAATCCTTGCAACATCAGATCTTTCGAATATCAAAGTAATTCGCAAAAATTCAATAAGTAATGGTGGAGGATTCATAACAGCTAATATCAACTTTATGAAATTAATTACATCTAATCAATTGGATAAAAATATTAGATTATATGATGGAGATATAATTAAAATTAAAAAGTCTAAAACAATAAATACTGATTTAATACTTAAAATAAATAAAACAAATATCAACTCTAAATTTATAAATGTATTTGTAAATGGAAAAGTTGACGAGCCAGGTATTGTTAAATTGCCAAGAGTATCAACATTAAACGATGCAATTCAAATGGCTGGAGGAAGACAAATTTCAGCTGGTTCTGTAAGGTTCTATAGATATGAAAATAATGGAGTAATTACTAATCTAAATATAAAATATAATTTAAAGAATAAACCTAATTCAGTACATAATCCATATATGAGAGAGGGAGATATGATTTATATTGGAAAAAATAAATTAAGTACATTCTCAGAATTAACATCTGAAATCACACGACCATTTGTTGGTGTTTATTCCTTTTTAAATCTTTTTAAAGATGGTTTTTAA
- a CDS encoding GumC family protein, which produces MENKNQDLINPEIDTEFDIKDLISFVQRNKNIILIITLASIISSFVYSKLKKASWQGQFQIVIQSPQDNQSAMKNSIKERLDVPLSLIDIGGNNELNTEVEILKSPSLLFNVYEEYKNKYKIQNINFNDWRRDNLKIRLIPKTSVLNITYEDTDKKAIIKVLENISKSYQVYSGRDRLKNVNNGLKYIKNQIAYYEKKSKLDLEEMYKYAIEKDLDLVTIDKNPKANTDISYLTIENERNLATNQVRSAEQQLKRLENIKSNDDAIAFYGKTIDELSKDNLSKKLDELDIELAIARASFTEKDKGVKELVDKRNFILKTLKRRTNAYLQAQKILALAKIEATTIPKEILIKYKGLIRQSFRNQETLNNLENQLNILALEKAKNKEPWQLITKPTILDKPVSLGGKAIILLGTLFGLTTGALCSYLIEIKKGLIYNSKEIMKELEVEKILELNFYEKEKWIDDILLICKNRININNNKIRIIPIGNITNDTKEILDKLNIINNRILIEDNDENISIIENSDELIILTAKGNVKKKEINKLKNRLNLVDLKTFGLILIQ; this is translated from the coding sequence ATGGAAAATAAAAATCAAGATTTAATCAATCCAGAAATTGATACAGAATTTGATATCAAAGATCTCATAAGTTTTGTTCAGAGAAATAAAAATATCATATTAATCATTACATTGGCATCCATCATATCATCATTTGTTTATTCAAAGTTAAAAAAAGCTTCCTGGCAAGGTCAATTTCAGATAGTAATACAGTCTCCTCAGGATAATCAATCAGCTATGAAAAATAGTATAAAAGAAAGACTTGATGTTCCATTATCATTAATTGATATAGGAGGCAATAACGAATTAAATACAGAAGTTGAAATATTAAAAAGTCCATCCTTACTATTTAATGTTTATGAAGAATATAAAAACAAATATAAAATACAAAATATAAACTTTAATGATTGGAGAAGAGATAATCTAAAGATTCGACTAATACCCAAAACATCAGTCCTTAATATTACATATGAGGATACAGACAAAAAAGCTATCATAAAAGTTCTTGAAAATATATCAAAATCCTATCAGGTTTATTCAGGTCGTGATAGACTAAAAAATGTCAACAATGGATTAAAATATATAAAGAATCAAATAGCTTACTACGAGAAAAAAAGTAAATTAGATCTTGAAGAAATGTATAAATATGCAATAGAAAAAGATCTAGATCTTGTAACTATCGATAAAAATCCTAAAGCGAATACTGATATTAGTTATCTAACAATTGAAAATGAAAGAAACTTAGCAACAAATCAAGTAAGATCAGCAGAGCAACAATTAAAAAGACTTGAAAACATTAAAAGCAACGATGACGCTATTGCATTCTACGGAAAGACTATTGATGAATTATCAAAAGATAATTTATCAAAAAAACTTGATGAATTAGATATAGAATTAGCAATTGCTAGAGCTAGTTTCACAGAAAAGGACAAAGGAGTTAAAGAACTTGTAGATAAAAGAAATTTTATATTAAAAACTTTAAAAAGAAGGACAAATGCATATTTGCAAGCACAAAAAATCCTTGCATTAGCAAAAATAGAGGCAACAACAATACCAAAAGAAATACTAATAAAGTATAAAGGATTAATCCGACAGTCATTCAGAAATCAAGAGACATTAAATAATTTAGAAAATCAATTAAATATTTTAGCATTAGAAAAAGCAAAAAATAAAGAGCCATGGCAATTAATTACAAAACCAACAATATTAGACAAACCAGTTTCACTTGGAGGAAAAGCAATAATATTATTAGGTACATTATTTGGATTAACTACTGGTGCTCTATGTTCATATCTAATTGAAATAAAAAAGGGATTAATTTATAATTCAAAGGAAATCATGAAAGAATTAGAAGTAGAGAAAATACTTGAATTAAATTTTTATGAAAAAGAAAAATGGATCGATGATATTTTACTTATCTGTAAAAATAGAATAAATATTAATAATAATAAAATTAGAATAATACCTATTGGTAATATAACAAATGATACAAAAGAAATATTAGATAAATTGAATATAATAAATAATCGTATATTAATAGAAGATAATGATGAGAATATTTCAATAATAGAAAATAGTGATGAATTAATAATATTAACAGCCAAAGGTAATGTAAAGAAAAAAGAAATTAACAAACTTAAAAATAGATTAAACCTGGTTGATCTAAAAACATTCGGATTGATATTGATCCAATAA
- a CDS encoding methionyl-tRNA formyltransferase, translated as MEFTLFGCKNTTLHISRIFEKEGCKINLVTINPKKGYEQSVAGYTDLQEHKNLYQSIYIANKYSLKDELDYKFFKESNFKIAFAIGWQRLIPERILKCFSCGVYGMHGSSMDLPFGKGRSPLNWSIIEDRKFFYTNLFKYQAGIDNGPVVGKECFSINNFDTSETLHYKNLLAFINIVKKNWDNIEQQNIKVKKQKDTKGSFYPKRTADDGIIDWNDSIYNIERLIRAVTKPFYGAFSYIKEIKVKIYIANIFYTDLESHSFINAKNGEICDVFPNDKFLVKCQGGVLIVHDYETISDMRNIIKKGKNMDSPEKDIKRFKLNKYGNYDI; from the coding sequence ATGGAATTTACACTGTTTGGTTGTAAAAATACAACACTCCATATAAGTAGAATATTTGAAAAAGAAGGTTGTAAAATAAATTTAGTAACAATTAATCCAAAAAAAGGATATGAACAATCTGTTGCTGGCTATACAGATTTACAGGAGCACAAAAATTTATATCAATCAATCTATATAGCTAACAAATATAGTTTAAAAGATGAGCTTGATTATAAATTTTTTAAAGAAAGTAACTTTAAAATCGCATTTGCTATAGGTTGGCAAAGACTAATACCTGAGAGAATACTTAAATGCTTTAGCTGCGGCGTGTATGGAATGCATGGAAGTTCAATGGACTTACCGTTTGGTAAAGGAAGATCGCCACTAAATTGGTCAATAATTGAGGATAGAAAATTCTTTTATACAAATCTATTTAAATATCAAGCTGGTATAGATAATGGTCCAGTTGTAGGAAAAGAATGTTTTAGTATAAATAATTTTGACACATCAGAGACGTTACACTATAAGAATCTTTTGGCATTTATTAATATAGTAAAGAAAAACTGGGATAACATCGAACAACAAAATATAAAAGTAAAGAAGCAAAAAGATACTAAAGGTTCATTTTACCCTAAAAGAACAGCTGATGATGGGATAATTGACTGGAATGACAGCATCTATAATATAGAAAGACTAATCAGAGCAGTAACTAAACCATTTTATGGAGCATTTAGTTATATAAAAGAGATAAAGGTTAAAATATACATAGCCAATATATTCTATACAGATCTTGAATCACATTCTTTTATAAATGCTAAGAATGGTGAGATATGTGATGTATTTCCAAATGATAAATTTCTTGTAAAATGTCAAGGTGGAGTATTAATTGTTCATGACTATGAAACAATTAGTGATATGAGAAATATAATCAAGAAAGGCAAAAATATGGATAGCCCAGAAAAAGATATAAAAAGATTTAAATTAAATAAGTATGGAAATTATGATATATAG
- a CDS encoding histidine phosphatase family protein yields the protein MDNKSRIKQKLFTEKTSDIAAYRGTKAEKKWANIIQNGGYILHFRHADRNSYKDNVIFDALESVVHSNGINGTRFAESHYFSEGTCLNKRGKVQARVIGEHMRNINVPIGFIITSPICRARQTASIAFGKYDEIDFNLVHRGPFTEDKLNRVKKLKKLYLSMPIEQKNNTIVSSHNGDVIRDIFKNTKVDSMYVDEGGFFVISRKNNELTLEHRFNNFNDFSRHFYPR from the coding sequence TTGGACAACAAGTCTAGAATTAAACAGAAGTTATTTACAGAGAAAACGAGTGATATTGCTGCTTATAGAGGAACGAAGGCCGAAAAAAAATGGGCTAATATAATTCAGAATGGAGGATATATTCTTCATTTTAGACATGCAGACAGAAATTCATATAAAGATAATGTGATATTTGATGCGCTAGAGAGCGTTGTTCATTCAAACGGAATAAATGGTACGAGATTTGCTGAATCTCATTACTTCTCAGAAGGTACTTGTCTTAACAAAAGAGGAAAAGTACAGGCTAGAGTCATTGGTGAACACATGAGAAATATCAATGTACCTATCGGATTTATAATTACTAGTCCAATTTGTAGAGCGAGGCAAACGGCAAGTATTGCTTTTGGAAAATATGATGAAATTGATTTCAATTTAGTGCATAGAGGTCCTTTTACTGAAGATAAATTAAATCGAGTTAAAAAATTAAAAAAATTATATTTATCTATGCCTATAGAACAAAAGAACAATACAATAGTTAGCTCTCATAATGGAGATGTAATAAGAGATATCTTCAAAAATACAAAGGTTGATAGTATGTATGTTGATGAAGGAGGCTTTTTTGTTATTTCCAGAAAGAACAATGAATTAACTTTAGAGCATAGATTTAATAATTTTAATGATTTTTCGAGACATTTTTACCCAAGATAA